One Glutamicibacter halophytocola DNA segment encodes these proteins:
- a CDS encoding DoxX family protein — MTTLENNPRLLASAQLVLRLAIGFLFAAHGWQKFSQFTIEGTTASFTQMGVPAASLVAPVVATLELVGGVALILGLATRIVGVLLALDMVGAIAMVHAQSGVFVANGGFELVLALGAGAAALALMGPGSWALDRLFVGRKAARRGLINA, encoded by the coding sequence ATGACCACACTGGAAAACAATCCCCGCTTGCTTGCTTCCGCGCAGCTCGTGCTGCGCCTGGCAATCGGTTTTCTCTTCGCAGCCCATGGCTGGCAGAAGTTTTCGCAATTCACCATTGAGGGCACCACTGCCAGCTTCACCCAGATGGGGGTTCCCGCGGCCAGCCTTGTAGCCCCGGTCGTAGCAACCCTGGAGCTTGTTGGCGGCGTGGCGCTCATCCTGGGCCTGGCCACTCGAATCGTCGGCGTTCTCTTGGCCTTGGATATGGTCGGTGCCATCGCCATGGTTCATGCCCAAAGCGGCGTGTTCGTGGCCAATGGCGGCTTTGAGCTGGTTCTCGCCCTTGGCGCCGGTGCCGCGGCCCTTGCGTTGATGGGACCGGGAAGCTGGGCCCTGGACCGCTTGTTTGTTGGCCGAAAGGCCGCTCGGCGCGGGTTGATCAACGCCTAG
- a CDS encoding amino acid ABC transporter ATP-binding protein: MSAETVKSSQVKIEVKDLHKSFGSNNVLKGIDIDIREGEVVCVIGPSGSGKSTLLRCLNKLEDITSGKVVVDGFDVTDPKVDINEVRRHVGMVFQHFNLFPHMSVAENIMLAPVELKKMNKAQGRERALELLERVGLKDKADARPSSLSGGQKQRVAIARALAMAPGIMLFDEATSALDPEMVGEVLQVIKELAESGMTMVLVTHEMGFAREVGDRVIFMADGVVCEQGEPEQLFGNPQQERTRDFLSKVL, encoded by the coding sequence GTGAGCGCGGAAACTGTAAAGAGCTCCCAGGTGAAGATCGAGGTCAAGGACCTGCATAAATCCTTTGGCTCCAATAATGTCCTGAAGGGCATTGACATCGACATCCGCGAGGGCGAAGTAGTATGCGTGATCGGTCCATCGGGTTCGGGCAAGTCCACGCTGTTGCGTTGCCTGAACAAGCTGGAGGATATTACCTCGGGCAAGGTCGTCGTTGACGGCTTTGACGTCACTGATCCCAAGGTGGACATCAATGAAGTCCGCCGCCATGTGGGCATGGTGTTCCAGCACTTTAATCTCTTCCCGCATATGTCGGTTGCCGAGAACATCATGCTCGCGCCAGTTGAGCTGAAGAAGATGAACAAGGCGCAGGGCCGTGAACGCGCGCTGGAGCTGCTGGAGCGAGTCGGGCTCAAGGACAAGGCCGATGCTCGTCCGTCGTCCCTGTCCGGCGGCCAGAAGCAGCGCGTTGCCATTGCCCGTGCCTTGGCCATGGCTCCTGGAATCATGCTCTTTGACGAGGCAACCAGCGCGCTTGACCCCGAAATGGTAGGCGAGGTGCTGCAGGTGATCAAGGAACTGGCAGAATCCGGCATGACCATGGTCTTAGTGACCCACGAAATGGGCTTTGCCCGCGAAGTGGGCGACCGGGTGATCTTCATGGCTGACGGCGTGGTCTGCGAGCAGGGCGAACCTGAACAGCTCTTCGGCAACCCGCAGCAAGAGCGCACCCGCGACTTCCTGTCGAAGGTCCTCTAG
- a CDS encoding S9 family peptidase — protein sequence MTDPSLTANPPHAAQRPTTRSFHGDDFIDNYEWLREKSSSEVIEHLKAENDYTDAVTADQQPLRDDLFNEIKSRTVETDLSVPVRRRGWWYFTRSAEGKPYTVQCRVKAADSSDPVADWTPPVIDPKQPLPDEEVLLDGNALAEGKPFFSLGGMALNEEGNLLAYCVDNAGDERFTLYIKDLRTGQLLPDVIDGVFYGLAFSPDSSTVFYTVVDETWRPNRILAHRLGTDAAQDQLVFEENDPGMWLGFDLSPDRKTLMISSGNSEYSETSMLDLTRDQAEVALLVPRGLRVLHGIDLMPGTGQALITHDYQAPNNMVSLAALDQLGQDAKPEQWQTVVAHENTTKIEGTALTGSHVILSVRRDTCERVQLIPLEGLGTVEQAPALEPQFEDELFTASPTFAELDAPLIRISYTSDFTPARVYDLWLQDQLLVLRKQTPVNGYDASKYLSTREWATAADGTRIPLTIMRRSDLDTSVPQPVLIYGYGSYEASMDPGFGIPRLSVLDRGVVFVIAHVRGGGELGRDWYLQGKKLHKKNTFTDFIDSTRHLVDSGLADPKRIVALGGSAGGLLMGAIANMAPQLYTAVIAQVPFVDALTSILDPDLPLSALEWEEWGNPIESKEVYDYMKSYSPYENVTAQAYPKIAAVTSLNDTRVLYVEPAKWVAKLRELGTGNAPIVLKTEMDGGHGGASGRYESWKSRAWDYAFALDSLGCTKLI from the coding sequence ATGACTGATCCATCGTTGACCGCCAATCCCCCGCACGCCGCGCAGCGTCCGACCACCCGCAGCTTCCATGGCGATGATTTCATCGACAACTACGAGTGGCTTCGCGAGAAGTCCAGCTCCGAGGTCATCGAGCACCTCAAAGCCGAAAACGACTACACCGATGCAGTCACGGCCGACCAGCAGCCACTGCGCGATGACCTCTTCAACGAGATCAAATCCCGCACCGTGGAGACCGATTTGTCGGTCCCGGTCCGCCGGCGCGGATGGTGGTATTTCACGCGTTCCGCCGAAGGAAAGCCCTACACCGTGCAGTGCCGGGTCAAAGCCGCAGATTCCTCGGACCCGGTCGCCGATTGGACCCCGCCGGTGATCGATCCCAAGCAGCCGCTGCCCGACGAAGAAGTCTTGCTGGATGGCAATGCGTTGGCCGAGGGCAAGCCGTTCTTCTCGCTCGGCGGCATGGCATTGAACGAAGAAGGCAACCTGCTGGCCTACTGCGTAGATAATGCCGGCGACGAGCGCTTCACCCTGTACATCAAGGACTTGCGCACCGGGCAGTTATTGCCAGATGTCATTGACGGCGTGTTCTACGGCCTGGCTTTCTCCCCCGACTCCTCCACTGTGTTCTACACCGTCGTTGACGAGACCTGGCGTCCGAACCGGATTCTTGCCCACCGCCTTGGCACCGATGCTGCGCAGGACCAGCTGGTCTTTGAGGAAAATGATCCCGGAATGTGGCTCGGATTCGATCTGAGCCCCGATCGCAAGACCCTTATGATTTCCAGCGGCAACTCCGAGTACTCGGAAACCAGCATGCTGGATCTGACCCGTGATCAGGCGGAGGTGGCCTTGCTGGTTCCCCGCGGCCTGCGGGTGCTGCACGGAATCGACTTGATGCCAGGCACCGGGCAGGCCTTGATTACCCATGACTACCAGGCGCCAAACAACATGGTCTCGTTGGCGGCCTTGGACCAGCTGGGCCAGGATGCCAAGCCAGAGCAGTGGCAGACCGTGGTGGCTCATGAAAATACGACGAAGATCGAAGGCACCGCCTTGACCGGCTCGCACGTGATTCTTTCTGTGCGCCGCGATACCTGCGAACGAGTCCAGCTGATCCCGCTAGAAGGCTTGGGCACTGTAGAACAGGCCCCCGCGCTCGAACCGCAGTTTGAAGATGAGCTGTTCACCGCCTCTCCAACCTTCGCCGAACTCGATGCCCCGCTGATCCGCATCAGCTACACATCCGATTTCACGCCGGCGCGCGTCTACGACCTGTGGCTTCAAGACCAGCTGCTGGTGCTGCGCAAGCAGACTCCGGTCAATGGCTACGACGCCTCCAAGTACCTCTCCACTCGCGAATGGGCCACGGCAGCGGACGGAACCAGGATTCCGCTGACCATCATGCGCCGTTCGGACCTGGATACCTCCGTGCCCCAGCCGGTGCTGATCTACGGCTACGGTTCCTACGAAGCGTCCATGGATCCGGGCTTCGGCATCCCGCGCCTGAGCGTGCTGGATCGCGGCGTCGTATTCGTCATTGCGCATGTGCGCGGCGGTGGCGAACTGGGCCGCGACTGGTACCTGCAGGGAAAGAAGCTGCATAAGAAGAACACGTTCACCGATTTCATCGATTCCACCCGGCACCTGGTCGATTCGGGCCTGGCGGATCCGAAGCGCATCGTTGCCCTGGGCGGTTCTGCCGGCGGGCTGCTGATGGGCGCCATCGCGAATATGGCTCCGCAGCTGTACACGGCGGTCATTGCCCAGGTTCCATTCGTGGATGCGCTGACCTCGATCTTGGACCCCGATCTTCCGCTCTCCGCGTTGGAATGGGAAGAATGGGGCAATCCCATCGAAAGCAAGGAAGTCTATGACTACATGAAGTCATACTCGCCTTACGAGAATGTCACCGCCCAGGCCTATCCCAAGATCGCGGCGGTGACTTCGCTCAACGACACCCGCGTGCTGTACGTCGAGCCGGCCAAGTGGGTTGCCAAGCTCAGGGAGCTGGGCACCGGAAATGCTCCGATCGTGCTCAAAACCGAGATGGACGGTGGCCACGGTGGCGCCTCGGGCCGCTATGAATCCTGGAAGTCGCGGGCTTGGGATTATGCCTTTGCCTTGGACTCCCTGGGCTGCACGAAGCTCATCTGA
- a CDS encoding GNAT family N-acetyltransferase — MRHIDIKDYRGDSSVRRLLVLAADPVGEQGLQDLLDECENLQVLAHFTKEGDVAALAAYRHSDQYSLCLEYLAVLPEFQHRGLGRALLEELRALHGKNLWATTDDDAIDFYRALGCVISNSAGDPRWPGVERYLCTLPYLPLLSSQPKEDPEYEPVNGQLTRGNIRIEEPSPSWPHHFQELCEQISMALGPQALAIEHTGSTSVPGLPAKPIIDIALLVPDANDESSYAPALEQAGLVFWHREPGWYAHRMFKPPAASGRMDANVHVFPAGSPEYLRMMLFREHLKLDAADRRAYAQIKRQAAAQLLAEQGEDALVMDYNRIKEPFILELHRKLFDP; from the coding sequence ATGCGCCATATCGACATCAAGGACTACCGCGGCGATTCGTCGGTGCGCCGGTTGCTGGTGCTGGCCGCCGATCCTGTCGGAGAACAAGGGCTGCAAGACCTCCTGGATGAATGCGAGAACCTCCAGGTACTCGCTCACTTCACCAAGGAGGGCGACGTTGCAGCGCTGGCAGCGTATCGGCACAGTGATCAGTATTCGCTGTGCCTGGAATATCTTGCCGTTCTCCCTGAATTCCAGCATCGCGGTTTGGGACGAGCGCTGCTCGAAGAACTTCGCGCCCTGCATGGCAAGAATCTGTGGGCCACCACGGATGATGACGCCATCGATTTTTACCGCGCCCTGGGCTGCGTGATCTCCAATTCGGCAGGAGATCCGCGCTGGCCCGGCGTTGAGCGATACTTGTGCACCTTGCCCTATTTGCCGCTGCTGTCCAGCCAGCCCAAGGAAGATCCGGAATATGAGCCCGTCAACGGGCAGCTGACCCGGGGAAATATTCGCATCGAGGAACCCTCGCCGAGCTGGCCACATCACTTCCAGGAACTCTGCGAGCAAATCAGCATGGCCCTGGGGCCTCAAGCGCTGGCCATTGAGCACACCGGTTCCACTTCGGTCCCGGGGCTTCCCGCCAAGCCCATCATTGATATCGCATTGCTGGTCCCCGATGCCAACGATGAATCGAGCTACGCTCCAGCGCTGGAGCAAGCAGGCTTGGTGTTTTGGCATCGCGAACCCGGTTGGTACGCGCACCGCATGTTCAAGCCGCCTGCCGCCAGTGGGCGCATGGACGCCAACGTCCATGTTTTCCCCGCAGGCAGCCCTGAGTATTTGCGCATGATGCTGTTCCGCGAGCACCTGAAACTGGATGCTGCTGACCGCCGGGCTTATGCGCAGATCAAGCGACAGGCAGCGGCGCAGTTGCTGGCCGAGCAGGGAGAGGATGCGCTGGTCATGGATTACAACCGCATCAAGGAACCCTTCATCCTCGAATTGCATCGAAAGCTCTTCGACCCTTAA
- a CDS encoding amino acid ABC transporter substrate-binding protein/permease — MEKIQRVARTGRLRRWVAAAAIGLMALVVGAPSAMAQGSESVEGQTYVIGTDTTFAPFEFRKDGELTGIDMDILQAIAEDQGFKVEVRSLGFSAALAALSANQVDGVIAGMSITDERKEIYDFSEPYFESGVQMAVSKNDEDIKGYDDLDGKTVVAKTGSEGESYAKSISKEYGFKVKSLDQSATMYESVKSGSAVAVFDDYPVLAYGIAQGNGLKTVTDKVPGGSYGFAVNKGENTALLAAFNDGLAELKANGEYQKILDEYLADPSAAVPSNFFDLVAKSLPALMTGLWHTLLVTAISFAIAMVLGLVFGFLKISHNIVLRGIATTFVNIFRGTPLLLWAFMFYFGLPQLTGWEISVWTAGILTLSLNAGAYVAEIVRGGIQSVDPGQLEASRSLGLGYGKSMQKVVVPQAFKMMTPSLINQLIISLKDSSLLLAIGFGELLYQGQQIYAANFRVTETLLIVGVIYFIAIMALTKLANYADRRFNK; from the coding sequence GTGGAAAAGATTCAAAGAGTTGCCCGCACCGGGCGCCTGAGGCGTTGGGTTGCGGCCGCGGCCATCGGCCTGATGGCCTTGGTCGTCGGCGCACCGTCGGCCATGGCCCAAGGCAGCGAGAGCGTCGAAGGCCAGACCTACGTAATTGGTACAGATACCACCTTCGCCCCCTTCGAATTCCGCAAGGATGGGGAACTGACCGGTATCGACATGGATATCCTGCAGGCAATTGCCGAAGACCAGGGATTCAAGGTTGAAGTCCGTTCCCTCGGCTTCAGCGCCGCCCTGGCTGCTTTGTCGGCCAACCAGGTGGATGGCGTGATCGCTGGCATGTCGATCACCGACGAGCGCAAGGAAATCTACGATTTCTCCGAGCCTTACTTCGAGTCCGGCGTTCAGATGGCCGTGTCCAAGAACGATGAGGACATCAAGGGCTATGACGACCTGGACGGAAAGACGGTTGTAGCCAAGACCGGCTCCGAAGGCGAGTCCTACGCCAAGTCCATTTCCAAGGAATATGGATTCAAGGTCAAGTCGCTGGACCAGTCGGCAACAATGTACGAGTCGGTGAAGTCCGGTTCGGCTGTTGCGGTGTTTGATGACTATCCCGTGCTGGCCTACGGCATTGCCCAGGGCAATGGCCTGAAGACCGTCACCGACAAGGTGCCCGGCGGCTCCTACGGCTTCGCCGTGAACAAGGGCGAAAATACTGCCCTGCTGGCCGCGTTTAATGACGGCCTGGCCGAATTGAAGGCAAATGGCGAGTACCAGAAGATTCTCGACGAGTATCTTGCTGATCCCAGCGCCGCGGTACCAAGCAACTTCTTCGACCTGGTAGCCAAGTCCCTCCCTGCGCTGATGACCGGCCTGTGGCACACCTTGCTGGTGACGGCGATTTCCTTCGCAATTGCCATGGTGCTTGGCCTGGTCTTCGGCTTCCTGAAGATCTCGCACAACATTGTCTTGCGCGGCATTGCCACGACGTTCGTGAATATTTTCCGTGGCACCCCGCTGCTGCTCTGGGCGTTCATGTTCTACTTCGGCCTGCCGCAGCTGACCGGTTGGGAAATTTCGGTGTGGACCGCCGGTATCTTGACACTGTCGCTCAACGCCGGCGCATACGTTGCGGAAATCGTTCGCGGTGGCATCCAGTCGGTGGATCCGGGACAGCTTGAAGCGTCGCGCTCCCTGGGCCTGGGCTATGGCAAGTCCATGCAGAAGGTCGTGGTTCCCCAGGCTTTCAAGATGATGACCCCATCATTGATCAACCAGCTGATCATCAGCCTGAAGGACTCCTCGTTGCTGTTGGCCATCGGCTTTGGCGAATTGCTCTACCAAGGCCAGCAGATTTACGCAGCGAACTTCCGCGTGACCGAAACCCTGCTCATCGTAGGTGTCATTTACTTCATTGCCATCATGGCCCTGACCAAGTTGGCTAACTACGCCGATCGGAGGTTCAACAAGTGA
- the paaA gene encoding 1,2-phenylacetyl-CoA epoxidase subunit PaaA produces MASTTPQEPGLSAVPSYEEEQSQARFDALINQDSRVEPRDWMPEPYRKTLTRQVSQHAHSEIIGMQPEANWISRAPSLKRKSILMAKVQDEAGHGLYLYSAAETLGTSRDELNDQLLTGRAKYSSIFNYPARSWADMGAIGWLVDGAAIANQVPLCRASYGPYGRAMVRICKEESFHQRQGFEILLALSRGTAAQKKMAQDAINRFYEPSLMMFGPPDDQSPNSQQSMAWKIKRFSNDELRQRFVGMISEQVKVLGMTLPDPELRFDEEKKQWIHKDLNWDEFMEVIKGNGPVNSQRLERRREAHREGAWVREAASAYAAKQAQSEVA; encoded by the coding sequence ATGGCTTCGACCACACCGCAGGAACCGGGACTAAGCGCCGTTCCGAGCTACGAAGAAGAGCAGTCGCAAGCGCGCTTTGATGCCTTGATTAATCAGGACTCGCGTGTTGAGCCACGCGACTGGATGCCTGAGCCCTACCGCAAGACCCTGACTCGCCAGGTCTCCCAGCACGCTCACTCGGAAATCATCGGCATGCAGCCTGAAGCCAACTGGATCAGCCGCGCCCCATCGTTGAAGCGCAAGTCCATTCTGATGGCCAAGGTGCAGGACGAGGCGGGTCATGGCCTCTACCTGTACTCCGCGGCGGAAACCCTGGGAACCAGCCGCGACGAGCTCAACGACCAACTGCTGACTGGTCGGGCAAAGTACTCCTCGATTTTTAATTACCCCGCCCGTTCATGGGCCGATATGGGCGCCATCGGCTGGCTGGTCGACGGAGCTGCTATCGCTAACCAGGTCCCGCTGTGCCGGGCATCCTACGGACCATACGGCCGTGCCATGGTGCGCATCTGCAAGGAAGAATCCTTCCACCAGCGCCAAGGCTTTGAAATCCTGCTTGCGCTTTCGAGGGGAACTGCAGCACAGAAGAAAATGGCACAAGATGCCATCAACCGTTTTTACGAGCCGTCGCTGATGATGTTCGGCCCGCCTGATGACCAGTCGCCAAACTCCCAGCAGTCGATGGCATGGAAGATCAAGAGATTCTCCAACGACGAACTGCGCCAGCGCTTTGTCGGGATGATCTCCGAACAGGTCAAGGTATTGGGCATGACCCTGCCTGACCCGGAGCTGCGCTTTGACGAAGAAAAGAAGCAGTGGATCCACAAGGATTTGAACTGGGATGAATTCATGGAAGTGATCAAGGGCAACGGCCCGGTCAACTCCCAGCGCCTGGAACGCCGCCGCGAAGCGCACCGAGAGGGCGCATGGGTCCGAGAAGCCGCATCGGCATATGCCGCAAAACAAGCACAGAGCGAGGTCGCCTAA
- a CDS encoding hotdog fold thioesterase, with amino-acid sequence MTNTQVEEPVPHAILRNDYATQWMGINVIEVREGHAVISMELRPEMLNGFGIGHGGMIFALADTAFALSCNPAEGSDQSITVASGADINFLRPAIPGRTLTATGKLVSQQGRSGVYDITVTQESSDGALEVVAEFRGRSRTVPKPS; translated from the coding sequence ATGACCAACACACAGGTAGAAGAACCGGTACCCCACGCCATACTCCGCAATGACTATGCGACCCAATGGATGGGCATCAACGTCATCGAAGTTCGCGAAGGGCACGCTGTCATCAGCATGGAACTGCGCCCTGAAATGCTCAACGGATTCGGCATCGGGCACGGCGGAATGATCTTCGCCTTGGCCGACACGGCCTTCGCACTGAGCTGCAATCCAGCAGAAGGCTCCGATCAGAGCATCACCGTAGCCTCAGGAGCAGATATCAACTTCCTGCGGCCTGCAATTCCGGGACGAACACTCACCGCCACCGGCAAATTGGTCTCGCAACAAGGGCGTAGCGGGGTCTATGACATTACGGTGACCCAAGAATCAAGTGACGGCGCCTTGGAAGTGGTTGCCGAATTCCGTGGACGTTCCCGCACCGTCCCGAAGCCCAGCTAA